In one Rutidosis leptorrhynchoides isolate AG116_Rl617_1_P2 chromosome 8, CSIRO_AGI_Rlap_v1, whole genome shotgun sequence genomic region, the following are encoded:
- the LOC139862783 gene encoding squamosa promoter-binding protein 1-like, which translates to MLFRLVLYSPIRSLYKGMETTKYGRTVRSMNNNMKNEMIENGEDEEEDDDENYGEGSRKKKVLGKRGSSSSGSNQPYCQVEGCIHDMTNCKPYHRRHKVCEVHSKAAIVVTGGCQQRFCQQCSRFHDKTEFDDAKRSCRRRLAGHNERRRKSSYETYEESS; encoded by the exons ATGTTATTTAGACTTGTATTGTATTCGCCTATTCGGTCTCTTTATAAAGGTATGGAAACAACGAAATATGGAAGGACTGTAAGAAGCATGAACAATAACATGAAGAATGAGATGATTGAAAatggggaagatgaagaagaagatgatgatgaaaattatGGTGAGGGTAGCAGAAAGAAGAAAGTGTTAGGAAAAAGGGGTTCGAGTAGTAGCGGTTCCAACCAACCGTATTGCCAAGTCGAAGGTTGCATTCATGATATGACTAACTGCAAACCGTATCATCGACGACATAAAGTTTGTGAGGTTCATTCTAAAGCTGCAATTGTTGTCACTGGTGGTTGTCAACAAAGATTCTGCCAGCAATGCAGCAG GTTCCATGACAAAACAGAATTTGATGATGCTAAAAGGAGTTGTCGTAGACGTTTGGCAGGACATAATGAACGTAGGCGCAAAAGCTCCTACGAAACTTATGAAGAAAGTTCCTGA